The bacterium DNA segment GAAAAGACCGTCTTCCTCGAAGACTTCGACGCCTCGTGGTGAGGCTACTGCCCTCGGATGCGTGAAGCTTTCACGCATCTCCGCGAGGATTATACCGAGGATGACCTAACGGTGGTCTCCAACCACAGCGGCGACAGCTACGCCAACTCCTACACCAACTACCGCAATAGCTACTGCTACATTACCGGCGTCCCCACCGCCCTGGTGGACTACATCTACAAGCAGGTCGGCACCTACTCCACCTGGCAGGACAACTACAACCACCTCAAGGCCTGGATAGACAGTCAGCTCACCAAGGAGTCCGAGGCCACCCTGGACCTCGACTGCTTCGCCATCGGCGACGACATCTATCTGGAGACCACGGTGAACCTGGAGCAGGACATCACCAACGAGTGGTGGGTGTGGATGCTCGTGTACCAGGAAATGTGGGACACGTACCCGCTGGTGGTCCGCGGCGGTGACTACACCCCGACGGTGCTCCAGATTGCCGGGGCCGGCGAGAGCGACAGCTACTGCTGGAGCTTCGACCCCACCGGCTGGGACACCGAACACCTGGTAGGCGTCTGCTTCCTGGAGAAGAACCACGGGGATAAAGAGATCGTGCAGTCCCTGATGCTCCACCTGGACCTGGAGAGCCTGCTCGATACCCACGAGCCCCTCGTGGAGGACATAGACCCCGAGGACGGCGAGGACGACGTGGCGATTGACTCGACCA contains these protein-coding regions:
- a CDS encoding Ig-like domain-containing protein, encoding MREAFTHLREDYTEDDLTVVSNHSGDSYANSYTNYRNSYCYITGVPTALVDYIYKQVGTYSTWQDNYNHLKAWIDSQLTKESEATLDLDCFAIGDDIYLETTVNLEQDITNEWWVWMLVYQEMWDTYPLVVRGGDYTPTVLQIAGAGESDSYCWSFDPTGWDTEHLVGVCFLEKNHGDKEIVQSLMLHLDLESLLDTHEPLVEDIDPEDGEDDVAIDSTIEFTLRDDSGIDLDTLNFTVTDDTLSSGRALTPGGRALSVGFTRTGEISGELDIDDSDPQSVVCTFTPDDEFGYEATITCTIAAGLEDGLGTPTSEDFVWSFITEEWVQVLETSWGAIKAQF